One Methanohalophilus mahii DSM 5219 genomic window carries:
- a CDS encoding potassium channel family protein, producing MCPKEIKYSPTNLKDLLIQMKDTSELMVDLAYSAMVYDDEDIAEEVLRLEERMDTYYYHMNMAAMLSTRRVEEAEEMTGVLQVASSSEKIANAAADIAQIVLMQMGIPLELKMALREAEETILRVTVSDDSCMSGYTLGDLELDTETGMWLIAIRRQNDWIYDPDHSTRIRSGDVLFARGHDEGVPLLIKLATNKEYVLKDNSHERILRDLEKAVDIIVDMKNMAEMSVGLAYFAILYDNNDIAEEVRAIESEMDVMKYDLQHWVLETAKHVSDVDELKGLLHLANASEAISDAAYGIADTVLRDIELHPIITLAVRGSDEVITRVVVEDCSPIVGDTLGELQLATETGVHIMAVKRAGRWLYSPSARTRVEGGDILIGRGSRTGEEALLEMCACPVRED from the coding sequence ATGTGTCCCAAGGAGATCAAATACAGCCCTACTAATCTCAAAGACCTTCTTATTCAAATGAAAGACACGTCAGAACTGATGGTAGATCTTGCTTACTCTGCTATGGTTTATGACGATGAGGATATTGCTGAGGAAGTCCTCCGTTTAGAAGAGAGGATGGATACTTACTATTATCACATGAACATGGCTGCAATGTTGAGCACCCGTCGTGTTGAGGAAGCCGAAGAAATGACAGGTGTGCTTCAGGTAGCTTCATCTTCTGAAAAAATTGCAAATGCAGCTGCTGATATCGCCCAAATAGTCCTTATGCAGATGGGTATTCCACTGGAACTAAAAATGGCACTCAGAGAAGCTGAAGAAACCATTCTAAGGGTGACAGTAAGCGATGATTCCTGCATGAGCGGCTATACACTGGGTGACCTTGAACTGGATACAGAAACCGGGATGTGGCTTATTGCTATCAGACGTCAGAATGATTGGATATATGATCCGGATCATTCAACCCGCATACGTTCCGGGGATGTCCTGTTTGCACGAGGACATGATGAAGGGGTCCCACTTCTGATCAAATTAGCCACCAACAAAGAGTATGTTTTAAAGGATAATTCACACGAGAGGATATTAAGGGACCTGGAAAAGGCTGTGGACATCATCGTAGATATGAAAAACATGGCTGAAATGTCTGTAGGACTTGCTTATTTTGCAATACTCTACGACAATAATGACATAGCAGAAGAGGTACGGGCCATCGAGTCTGAGATGGATGTAATGAAATATGATCTTCAGCACTGGGTACTTGAAACCGCAAAACACGTCTCAGATGTTGACGAACTCAAAGGTCTATTACATCTTGCCAATGCTTCTGAAGCCATCTCTGATGCTGCGTATGGTATTGCTGATACGGTTCTAAGGGATATAGAATTGCACCCCATAATCACTCTTGCTGTCAGGGGTTCGGACGAAGTTATTACAAGGGTTGTAGTGGAAGACTGTTCTCCGATTGTAGGTGATACTCTCGGAGAACTGCAGCTTGCCACGGAGACAGGAGTCCACATAATGGCTGTAAAAAGAGCCGGAAGGTGGCTTTACAGTCCAAGTGCCCGCACCCGTGTTGAGGGTGGGGACATTCTTATAGGAAGAGGTTCCCGCACCG
- a CDS encoding magnesium transporter, whose amino-acid sequence MSYYTIGSIVKSSAPILFLTSFIGLFAGQIMNSNLDSLISNPILLLLIPALIKIGGDTGSMLGARLASAFHMGLGTTRIHKNPVVRNSLIAAFIVGIVASCFLSVVVWIVGMIVYNGIEFTTLFTISVLACLIELVIVYTVTVVVAVASHKFGLDPDDTVIPIIATIGDVVGISAIFGVIALLKFF is encoded by the coding sequence ATGAGCTATTACACCATTGGAAGTATAGTGAAAAGCAGTGCTCCTATTCTTTTCCTTACTTCTTTCATCGGCCTATTTGCAGGTCAGATCATGAACTCGAATCTGGATAGTTTGATCTCAAATCCTATCCTTTTACTCCTGATACCCGCATTAATTAAAATAGGAGGAGATACCGGCAGCATGCTTGGAGCAAGGCTTGCTTCAGCTTTTCATATGGGTCTTGGTACCACACGTATCCATAAGAATCCTGTTGTACGCAATAGCCTTATAGCCGCTTTTATTGTAGGTATTGTAGCTTCCTGTTTCCTGAGTGTAGTGGTATGGATTGTGGGAATGATTGTTTACAATGGTATAGAGTTTACAACCCTCTTCACCATCTCGGTACTGGCATGCCTGATAGAACTGGTCATCGTATATACAGTAACAGTAGTTGTGGCAGTTGCATCTCACAAATTCGGGCTTGATCCGGATGATACCGTTATTCCTATAATTGCAACTATCGGTGATGTTGTAGGTATCTCTGCTATATTTGGAGTTATAGCATTGTTGAAGTTTTTCTGA